A single genomic interval of Saccharospirillum mangrovi harbors:
- a CDS encoding methyl-accepting chemotaxis protein produces the protein MLKNLLAKISGGKQITIAKDDWVNAQGQLDALTRSQAIIEFDLHGNILMANDNFLNALGYSLEEVKGQHHSIFVDNAYRNSQAYKDFWARLRNGEFQSGEYCRYSKNGQAVWIEASYNPIFDANKKPYKIVKFASDITAKKLQNSDYESQLEAISKSQAVISFKLDGTILSANDNFLNALGYTLNEVQGKHHRLFVDSEYQKSDEYRNFWDRLAKGEHFVGRFPRVHKSGKVIWIQANYSPICDPTGTPYKVVKFATDITAEVEAEQQLQLTVSQVNSAIDAAVNNDLTQRVATADKSDMMLSISEGVNSLLDTMTEIIINIKNASDAVYNGAREISKGNTDLSNRTEQQASSLEETASSLEELTTTVRQNADNAKEANNLASNAVAIALDGGHLIENVVKTMDSINESSQKIADIIGMIDGIAFQTNILALNAAVEAARAGEQGRGFAVVASEVRTLAQRSANAAKNIKDLISESAEKINNGNELVNKSGDTMREVVTAIKQVNDIMTEIASASAEQSTGLDEIDKAVSQMDEMTQQNAALVEEAAAASENLLSQADLLTNNVNQFALTESNHTSHSIKPIAHTNAKKSSPKHASVHPLTSNAIAINRPKPSL, from the coding sequence ATGTTAAAAAACCTGTTAGCAAAAATATCAGGTGGTAAGCAAATCACTATCGCCAAAGATGATTGGGTCAATGCTCAAGGTCAACTCGACGCATTAACTCGTTCACAAGCCATCATTGAGTTTGACTTACATGGCAATATTTTAATGGCCAATGACAACTTCTTGAACGCCTTAGGTTATTCGTTAGAAGAAGTTAAAGGCCAACACCACAGCATTTTTGTCGATAACGCCTACCGTAATAGCCAAGCATACAAGGATTTTTGGGCCAGACTACGCAATGGTGAATTTCAAAGTGGTGAGTACTGTCGCTACTCGAAAAACGGTCAGGCAGTTTGGATTGAGGCTAGCTACAATCCTATTTTTGATGCCAACAAAAAACCCTACAAAATCGTAAAATTTGCCAGTGATATCACCGCGAAGAAACTGCAAAATAGCGATTATGAAAGTCAACTAGAAGCCATATCCAAATCTCAAGCGGTCATCTCATTTAAACTGGATGGCACCATACTTTCGGCAAATGACAATTTCTTAAACGCGCTTGGCTATACGCTCAATGAAGTGCAAGGTAAGCATCATCGTTTGTTTGTCGATTCCGAATACCAAAAATCTGACGAGTATCGCAACTTCTGGGATAGACTGGCTAAGGGCGAACATTTTGTTGGTCGTTTTCCACGCGTTCATAAAAGCGGTAAAGTCATTTGGATACAAGCCAACTATAGCCCTATTTGTGACCCAACCGGTACGCCTTATAAAGTAGTGAAATTCGCCACGGATATTACGGCTGAAGTCGAAGCCGAACAACAGCTTCAACTGACCGTTAGCCAGGTGAACTCGGCCATTGATGCCGCGGTTAATAATGACCTTACCCAACGAGTGGCAACGGCAGACAAATCCGACATGATGCTCAGTATCTCAGAAGGCGTAAACTCCCTGCTTGATACCATGACAGAGATCATCATCAATATTAAAAATGCATCCGATGCTGTGTATAACGGTGCTCGTGAAATCTCCAAAGGCAACACAGACCTTTCTAACCGCACTGAGCAACAAGCTTCTAGTCTGGAAGAAACAGCGTCTAGTTTGGAGGAGCTAACCACTACTGTTCGCCAAAATGCAGACAATGCCAAAGAGGCTAACAACTTGGCATCCAATGCAGTAGCAATCGCCTTGGATGGAGGTCACTTAATAGAAAACGTGGTGAAAACCATGGACTCCATCAATGAATCCTCACAAAAAATTGCGGATATCATTGGCATGATTGATGGAATTGCTTTTCAAACCAATATCCTAGCACTTAACGCTGCGGTTGAGGCTGCTCGAGCGGGCGAACAAGGGCGAGGCTTTGCGGTTGTTGCATCGGAGGTAAGAACCTTAGCGCAACGCTCAGCGAATGCGGCAAAAAACATTAAAGATCTCATCTCCGAGTCAGCGGAGAAAATCAACAATGGTAATGAGCTGGTCAATAAATCCGGTGATACCATGCGAGAGGTCGTGACTGCGATCAAGCAGGTCAATGATATTATGACTGAGATCGCCAGCGCGTCTGCAGAACAATCAACCGGGTTGGATGAAATAGATAAGGCCGTCAGCCAAATGGATGAAATGACTCAACAAAACGCCGCGCTTGTTGAAGAAGCTGCAGCGGCCTCTGAAAATCTATTAAGCCAAGCAGATCTATTAACCAATAATGTAAACCAATTTGCACTGACCGAGAGCAATCATACTTCTCACAGCATTAAACCCATAGCGCATACAAACGCCAAAAAATCATCACCTAAACATGCTTCTGTGCACCCATTAACGTCCAACGCTATCGCGATTAACAGGCCAAAACCGTCACTGTAA
- a CDS encoding UDP-2,3-diacylglucosamine diphosphatase: MTQRRVRAVFISDIHLANPNSQVDLLADFLNNTDTDYLYLLGDIVDLWKLSTRKGRWHKHHESILKLILAKAKAGTEVVYVPGNHDPFFRHFADTHLGPVRVEHEAIHTAASGERYLLLHGDRFDDDIYCGHFWWHIGEWLYETVVTLNRHLNRLRSWLGKSYWSLPGALKMRSKKARAYIESFEDKVISYAREQGVQGVVCGHIHQSKLRIDDGFVYANDGDWVESCSALLEHQDGSLELLEVPHAQTGTHLHPSPSWRAPAAHS; the protein is encoded by the coding sequence ATGACCCAACGTCGCGTACGCGCTGTGTTCATTTCCGATATTCACCTCGCCAACCCCAACAGCCAGGTGGATTTGCTGGCCGACTTTCTGAACAACACCGACACCGACTACCTCTACTTGCTCGGCGACATCGTCGACCTGTGGAAGCTCAGCACCCGCAAAGGCCGCTGGCACAAACACCACGAATCGATCCTCAAACTGATTCTGGCGAAAGCCAAAGCCGGCACCGAAGTGGTGTACGTGCCTGGCAACCACGATCCGTTTTTCCGCCACTTTGCCGACACCCATCTCGGCCCGGTGCGCGTTGAACACGAAGCCATTCACACCGCTGCCAGCGGCGAGCGTTACTTGCTGCTGCACGGCGACCGCTTCGATGACGACATCTACTGCGGCCATTTCTGGTGGCACATTGGCGAATGGCTGTACGAAACCGTGGTCACGCTGAACCGCCATTTGAACCGACTGCGTTCGTGGTTGGGCAAATCGTACTGGTCGCTGCCTGGCGCGTTGAAAATGCGCTCGAAAAAAGCCCGCGCTTACATCGAAAGCTTTGAAGACAAGGTGATCAGCTACGCCCGCGAACAAGGCGTTCAAGGCGTGGTGTGCGGTCACATTCATCAAAGCAAACTGCGCATCGACGACGGCTTCGTTTACGCCAACGACGGTGACTGGGTAGAAAGCTGCTCAGCGCTGCTGGAGCATCAGGACGGCAGCTTGGAATTGCTCGAAGTCCCGCACGCTCAGACCGGCACGCATCTGCATCCGTCGCCGAGCTGGCGCGCACCGGCGGCTCACAGCTGA